The Amblyomma americanum isolate KBUSLIRL-KWMA chromosome 5, ASM5285725v1, whole genome shotgun sequence genome window below encodes:
- the LOC144132569 gene encoding uncharacterized protein LOC144132569: MLNHYCFPGGGPGPAAIDPLTEQVEAVAGHMATRIYNEFDSDGANDLPSVHTLPVVRLLQPMIDGGGDTEFNFTDDHWEPSSPVGGHSGPSVTTAGASGTVAAAPEATEDNSMSLPIVQPAAASNTVASGADASCTIAATVAAGDSRAPRRRMALLEKALTDENEVRAGLLREEHAVRLQMMQEEHQHTLGELDRKKAFNEQMYRLQLQQQEKKTSLRNKCRHWSWRKNSSKLKFSKLRN, translated from the exons ATGCTAAATCATTATTGTTTTCCAGGGGGAGGGCCAGGACCGGCTGCTATAGATCCTCTCACCGAGCAGGTGGAAGCAGTGGCAGGACACATGGCCACAAGGATATACAATGAATTTGACAGCGATGGGGCAAATGACCTGCCCTCTGTCCACACACTGCCCGTCGTGAGGCTGCTTCAGCCCATGATCGACGGTGGAGGTGACACGGAGTTCAACTTCACAG acGACCACTGGGAGCCAAGCAGTCCTGTTGGGGGGCACTCGGGGCCATCAGTGACCACTGCTGGAGCAAGTGGGACAGTTGCGGCAGCCCCAGAGGCAACTGAAGACAACAGCATGTCGTTGCCCATCGTGCAGCCCGCTGCTGCTTCTAATACAGTTGCCTCTGGAGCAGATGCCAGCTGCACCATTGCTGCAACAGTGGCCGCTGGTGACAGTAGGGCTCCTAGAAGGCGGATGGCCCTTTTGGAGAAAGCATTAACGGACGAGAACGAAGTCAGGGCTGGTCTCCTTCGTGAAGAACATGCAGTGCGCCTGCAGATGATGCAGGAAGAGCACCAGCATACACTTGGTGAACTCGACCGCAAAAAGGCTTTCAATGAGCAAATGTACAGGCTGCAGCtccagcagcaagaaaaaaaaacaagtttgagGAACAAGTGCAGGCACTGGAGCTGGAGAAAAAACAGCTCGAAGTTGAAATTCTCCAAGCTGAGAAATTAA